DNA from Candidatus Latescibacter sp.:
GGGATTTCCATCGCCGCCAACAAACAGAAGGGTATTCGCGCCGCCCTGTGCATGAACGAGTTCATGGCCCGCATGGCCCGTCAACATAACGACGCCAATGTTCTGGCGCTCGGCGGGATGGTGATCGGGAAGCCTCTGGGGCTGGCTATCGCCGAAACGTTCCTGAAAGAACCGTTTTCCGGCGGAGAGCGTCATATCCGGCGCATCCGGAAAACCATGGCATTGGAAGGAGAAAAAAATGGATTTCAAGAATGAGCTCGAGATTTTTGACTTCATGGAAAAGTACTTCTATGCAGGCGCCCTTTCCGACATCCTTGACGAGAT
Protein-coding regions in this window:
- the rpiB gene encoding ribose 5-phosphate isomerase B, whose protein sequence is MKVALGSDHAGLELKTYLKEELQKQGHELIDCGTDSPNSVDYSDYTVKVCALVRAQEAEYGILVCGTGIGISIAANKQKGIRAALCMNEFMARMARQHNDANVLALGGMVIGKPLGLAIAETFLKEPFSGGERHIRRIRKTMALEGEKNGFQE